A window of the Hordeum vulgare subsp. vulgare chromosome 5H, MorexV3_pseudomolecules_assembly, whole genome shotgun sequence genome harbors these coding sequences:
- the LOC123395046 gene encoding probable ion channel CASTOR isoform X1 — MPLDPDHSPSPPPPPHRDWFFPPAPPFLPSSRSFAPRAPFPSTSRSYKPYSPADRRPLPAPRSRSRSPHPSPDQQSPQPPSAPRLRGWDPRYAGVRRGDARAPAAAAPPAAPRPAAPDRKSPPAPALTLRWSGMLSAAAILLCFASLLHRNFSLHDQVHHLRGQLGAATAKLQSCIVVMDSSLDMSSVFSYQSDDEFAPSRSLKNFSLLLSLAALYAPIVILKYIDLLSKLRRSRHSEDVAFNKRLAYRVDIFLSLHPYAKPLVLLVGTMLLIGLGGLALYGVTDDSLSDCLWLSWTFVADAGNHANAVGFGPKLVSVSISIGGMLVFAMMLGLVTDSISEKFDSLRKGRSEVIEQSHTLILGWSDKLGSLLNQICIANESLGGGTIVVMAEKDKEEMEADIAKMEFDLKGTAVICRSGSPLILADLKKVSVSKARAIVVLAEEGNADQSDARALRIVLSLTGVKEGLRGHIVVELSDLDNEVLVKLVGGDLVETVVAHDVIGRLMIQCARQPGLAQIWEDILGFENCEFYIKRWPQLVGMQFEDVLISFPDAVPCGIKMASYGGKIILNPDDCYVLQEGDEVIVIAEDDDTYTPAPLPKVRRGYPPKDFVGPKSPERILFCGWRRDMEDMIMVLDAFLAPGSELWMFNDVPEIDRERKLIDGGLDFSRLENITLVHREGNAVIRRHLESLPLESFDSILILADESVEDSAIQADSRSLATLLLIRDIQAKRLPYKEAIGSDGFRRSLSEGSWMGEMQQASDKSVIISEILDPRTKNLLYMSKISDYVLSNELVSMALAMVAEDRQINYVLEELFAEQGNELQIRQSDLYLREDEELNFFEVMLRARQRKEVVIGYRLEDAERAIINPPDKVSRRRWSPKDVFVAIAEKE; from the exons ATGCCCCTCGACCCGGAccactcgccgtcgccgccgccgccgccgcaccgcgaCTGGTTCTTCCCGCCGGCGCCGCCCTTCCTCCCCTCCTCCAGGTCCTTCGCCCCCAGGGCCCCCTTCCCCTCCACCTCCCGCTCATACAAGCCCTACTCGCCCGCCGACCGCCGCCCGCTCCCGGCCCCGcgctcccgctcccgctcccCGCACCCCTCGCCGGACCAGCAGTCGCCGCAGCCCCCCTCCGCGCCGCGCCTCCGCGGGTGGGACCCCCGGTACGCGGGCGTCCGCCGCGGCGATGCGCGCGCGCCCGCAGCTGCcgcgccgccggccgccccgcgCCCGGCGGCGCCCGACAGGAAGTCGCCGCCCGCGCCGGCGCTCACCCTCCGGTGGTCCGGGATGCTCTCCGCGGCG GCCATACTCCTCTGCTTCGCCTCCCTCCTCCACAGGAACTTCTCCCTGCACGACCAGGTCCACCACTTGCGG GGACAGCTTGGCGCGGCCACCGCGAAGTTGCAGTCATGTATCGTGGTCATGGACTCGTCGCTGGACATGAGCAGCGTGTTCTCGTACCAGAGCGACGACGAGTTTGCGCCCAGCAGAAGCCTGAAGAATTTCTCCCTGCTGCTCTCGCTTGCCGCACTGTATGCGCCCATAGTTATTCTCAAGTACATCGACCTTCTGTCCAAGCTGAGGAGATCGCGGCACTCTGAAGATGTCGCCTTCAACAAGCGGTTGGCGTACAGGGTCGATATATTCTTGTCGCTCCATCCGTATGCTAAACCCTTGGTTCTTCTTGTCGGTACAATGTTGCTTATTGGTCTTGGTGGACTCGCTCTTTATGGTGTCACTGATGATAGCTTGTCGGATTGCCTCTGGTTGTCGTGGACCTTTGTCGCTGATGCGGGGAATCATGCAAATGCCGTGGGCTTTGGACCTAAGTTGGTTTCAGTTTCAATCAGTATTGGTGGGATGTTGGTTTTCGCCATGATGCTTGGGCTTGTGACTGATTCAATctcagagaagtttgattctttgaggAAAGGAAGGAGTGAGGTCATAGAGCAGAGTCATACCCTGATCCTTGGGTGGAGTGACAAGTTG GGATCTTTACTGAACCAAATTTGTATTGCTAACGAAAGTTTGGGAGGAGGGACTATCGTAGTGATGGCCGAGAAAGACAAAGAGGAAATGGAAGCAGATATTGCTAAAATGGAGTTTGACTTGAAAGGAACGGCCGTAATATGTAGAAGTGGAAGCCCATTGATTCTGGCTGACTTGAAAAAA GTCTCAGTTTCCAAGGCGCGTGCCATTGTGGTTTTAGCTGAAGAAGGAAATGCTGATCAG AGTGATGCCCGAGCACTGCGAATAGTCTTGAGTTTAACTGGAGTTAAAGAAGGACTAAGAGGTCACATTGTTGTTGAGCTTAGTGATCTTGACAATGAAGTGCTAGTCAAACTTGTTGGTGGAGACCTCGTGGAAACTGTTGTTGCACATGATGTAATAGGTCGGTTGATGATACAATGCGCTCGTCAGCCGGGCCTTGCTCAG ATATGGGAGGATATCCTTGGCTTTGAGAACTGTGAGTTCTACATTAAAAGATGGCCTCAGTTGGTCGGAATGCAATTCGAAGATGTGCTGATTAGTTTTCCTGATGCTGTTCCATGTGGAATAAAGATGGCATCTTACGGGGGCAAGATTATTTTAAACCCTGATGATTGTTATGTCTTGCAAGAGGGTGATGAGGTGATAGTAATTGCAGAAGATGATGATACATATACCCCAGCACCATTACCCAAG GTTAGGAGAGGCTACCCGCCTAAAGATTTTGTTGGTCCAAAGTCTCCTGAAAGAATATTATTTTGTGGTTGGCGACGTGATATGGAAGATATGATAATG GTACTAGATGCTTTCCTAGCTCCAGGGTCAGAGTTGTGGATGTTCAATGATGTCCCTGAGATAGATAGAGAAAGAAAGCTAATTGATGGAGGTCTGGACTTTAGTCGTCTAGAAAATATTACGTTGGTTCATCGAGAAGGAAATGCTGTTATTCGCCGTCACTTGGAGAGCCTCCCTTTAGAGTCGTTTGATTCC ATATTGATTTTGGCAGATGAATCTGTAGAAGATTCAGCAATTCAAGCTGATTCGAGGTCTCTTGCGACGCTACTGCTGATCAGAGATATTCAG GCAAAACGGCTTCCATACAAGGAAGCGATTGGTTCAGATGGTTTCCGAAGAAGCTTATCAGAAGGTTCTTGGATGGGAGAGATGCAACAAGCATCCGATAAATCTGTTATAATCAGTGAGATATTGGATCCTAGGACTAAAAATTTGTTGTACATGTCAAAAATAAGTGACTATGTTCTTTCAAATGAACTCGTGAGCATGGCATTGGCAATGGTTGCAGAAGATCGGCAAATAAATTACGTCTTGGAGGAGCTTTTTGCTGAACAG GGGAATGAACTGCAAATACGACAATCTGATCTGTATCTTCGAGAAGACGAAGAGCTAAACTTCTTCGAGGTCATGCTACGAGCTAGGCAGAGGAAAGAGGTTGTCATTGGGTACCGTCTCGAGGATGCCGAGCGTGCCATAATCAATCCACCAGACAAAGTTTCAAGGAGAAGGTGGTCACCCAAGGATGTTTTCGTTGCTATAGCCGAGAAAGAATGA
- the LOC123395047 gene encoding protein FAR1-RELATED SEQUENCE 6-like, with protein MADLVPGEGELELAFGGNQDDDDAEDASPGSKELAAMVEAAAAASVELDAAADRDDRTPRDGMVFKSYEEVLNFYKRYALRTGFGVCVKKSSFTKAGLCRRLLLVCNRWGNGKDDACYQARPTAKTNCQATVVARLWGDGLLHLTDVSLDHNHPLNPSAARFLRCYKTLPSGMSKDLVVRAARGECSTSDVEAPTMFDDWGRLKIREGDVQAINCFFAEMQAKQPNFFYVMDFYVEGHLRSVLWADSRSREAYQYFSDAIWVDTTCLRSKFNVPLVLFLGVNHHGQLVLLGCGLLSDESTESFLWLFKAWLTCMKGRLPGAMITDESVAIKAAVREAFPKTRHRISDWHIETSIAEKLGELPEYESIKVQLEAVIYGSLKEDQFETRWKNLINRFGLQDNQWIIFLYENRHLWVPSFLKDAFWAGLSVNHRESPGAFFDGSVSHETTLVSFLSNYMILVQDKYKMEQQDDFESLTSGRVLVSKFPMEEQISKLYTLNMFVKFQDELNSTLQCQVQQVSPSSFVVMDLAERGTGLVTRKYEVVHCMETNRMECNCGLFQLSGIVCRHALSVLKWQQVYDIPPCYVLNRWRSDFKQLHALDNPLKDPLLSSNHVERYDHISLQCLRLVEIGMVSDDKYQHALKLINDMKRTLLDDNLCRELEQKISPPERTTVMNGDGHAQPGSSEGGPAKKRRGRPSKKSKEISAESVSNQCGNKESLLVSSDVSQKGALHSSSTASNLGTHVRAHGIDDLMEEVNANEVSFESRYGVQSSHPNHYGDELHPGHTLQFGQHMPSAEQSRGVEWVYPTIYQDDQVPYGRRTS; from the exons ATGGCGGACCTGGTTCCGGGGGAGGGGGAGCTGGAGCTGGCTTTCGGCGGaaaccaggacgacgacgacgcggAGGACGCCTCGCCGGGCAGCAAGGAGCTGGCCGCCatggtggaggcggcggcggcggcgagcgtgGAGCTGGACGCGGCCGCCGACAGGGACGACCGGACGCCGAGGGACGGGATGGTGTTCAAGTCGTACGAGGAGGTGCTCAACTTCTACAAGCGCTACGCCCTGCGCACCGGCTTCGGCGTCTGCGTCAAGAAGTCCTCCTTCACCAAGGCCGGCCTCTGCCGCCGCCTCCTGCTCGTCTGCAACAGGTGGGGGAACGGCAAGGACGACGCCTGCTACCAGGCCAGGCCCACGGCCAAGACCAACTGTCAGGCCACCGTCGTCGCCAGGCTCTGGGGGGACGGCCTGCTGCACCTCACCGACGTCAGCCTCGACCACAACCACCCGCTCAACCCCTCCGCCGCGCGCTTCCTCAGGTGCTACAAGACGCTGCCCAGCGGGATGAGCAAGGACCTGGTGGTCAGGGCCGCCAGAGGCGAATGCTCCACCTCCGACGTCGAGGCCCCCACCATGTTCGATGACTGGGGCCGGCTCAAGATCAGGGAGGGCGATGTTCAGGCCATCAATTGCTTCTTTGCAGAGATGCAGGCCAAGCAGCCAAACTTCTTCTATGTCATGGATTTCTATGTGGAGGGTCACCTGAGGAGCGTTCTTTGGGCCGATTCAAGATCCAGGGAAGCATACCAGTATTTTAGCGACGCCATTTGGGTCGATACAACCTGCTTGAGGAGCAAGTTCAATGTGCCCCTGGTTTTGTTTCTCGGGGTGAACCATCATGGTCAGCTTGTTTTGTTAGGGTGTGGCTTGCTTTCGGATGAGAGCACAGAGAGCTTCCTGTGGCTGTTCAAAGCATGGCTAACTTGTATGAAGGGAAGGCTTCCAGGCGCCATGATTACGGATGAGTCTGTGGCGATAAAAGCTGCGGTTCGAGAAGCGTTCCCCAAAACACGCCATAGGATAAGTGATTGGCATATAGAGACAAGTATTGCAGAAAAGTTAGGAGAGTTGCCAGAATATGAATCGATAAAAGTCCAATTGGAGGCAGTAATATATGGTTCCTTGAAGGAGGATCAGTTTGAGACAAGGTGGaagaacttgatcaataggtttgGCCTTCAGGATAATCAGTGGATCATCTTTCTGTATGAAAATCGACACTTGTGGGTCCCTTCCTTCCTGAAAGATGCCTTCTGGGCTGGACTGTCTGTTAACCACCGGGAATCTCCAGGTGCATTCTTTGATGGTTCAGTGAGCCATGAAACCACATTGGTGTCGTTCCTTAGCAACTATATGATTCTTGTACAGGACAAGTACAAAATGGAGCAACAGGATGATTTCGAGTCATTAACCAGCGGCAGGGTCCTTGTATCAAAGTTCCCTATGGAAGAGCAGATATCCAAATTGTACACCCTGAACATGTTTGTGAAATTCCAGGATGAGCTAAATTCAACCCTGCAGTGCCAAGTTCAACAAGTATCGCCGTCTTCTTTTGTAGTTATGGACTTAGCTGAACGAGGCACAGGATTAGTGACTAGAAAGTACGAGGTTGTTCACTGTATGGAGACCAACAGGATGGAATGTAACTGTGGCCTATTTCAGCTTAGTGGAATTGTTTGTCGGCATGCGTTATCGGTGCTTAAATGGCAGCAAGTGTATGATATCCCCCCTTGCTATGTACTTAACAGGTGGAGGAGTGATTTTAAGCAGCTACACGCTCTGGATAATCCACTCAAGGATCCTTTGCTATCGAGCAATCATGTTGAGCGTTATGATCATATTTCCTTGCAGTGCCTCCGTCTTGTTGAGATTGGAATGGTTTCAGATGACAAGTATCAGCATGCATTAAAACTAATAAACGACATGAAAAGGACCCTTCTTGATGATAATTTGTGCCGCGAGTTGGAGCAGAAAATTTCACCTCCTGAACGCACAACTGTTATGAATGGTGATGGCCATGCACAGCCTGGTTCATCTGAGGGGGGTCCAGCCAAAAAACGCCGTGGCCGTCCTTCCAAAAAGAGTAAAGAGATAAGCGCGGAGTCTGTGTCAAATCAATGTGGAAACAAG GAGTCTTTACTGGTATCTTCGGATGTAAGTCAGAAGGGTGCTTTACATTCTTCTTCAACTGCCTCCAACCTTGGTACTCATGTCAGAGCACATGGCATTGATGATCTTATG GAAGAAGTTAATGCTAACGAGGTATCATTTGAGAGCCGTTATGGGGTGCAATCTAGCCATCCAAATCATTATGGTGACGAGCTGCATCCAGGCCACACTTTACAG TTTGGCCAACACATGCCATCCGCAGAGCAATCTAGGGGAGTCGAGTGGGTGTATCCGACTATATATCAG GATGATCAGGTGCCTTATGGCAGGCGGACATCTTGA
- the LOC123397396 gene encoding serine/threonine-protein kinase SAPK4-like: MDKYKEVRDIGSGNFKVAQLMHNRENDGLVVVKLIERGHRVGQSVLIFNHRSLRHPNIIQIIEVILTPTHLAIVMEYAAGGELFDRIVDRGWFSEEEATYFFQQLICGVSYCHHMQICHRDLKLENVLLDGSPAPRLKICDFGSPSHHIPDDKEGFRLERHVTEELNIAYAYHEFTSLENEEIFKWFDSHMDHKI; the protein is encoded by the exons ATGGACAAGTACAAGGAGGTGCGGGACATCGGGTCGGGAAACTTCAAGGTGGCCCAGTTGATGCACAACCGCGAGAACGACGGGCTCGTCGTCGTCAAGCTCATCGAGCGCGGCCACCGGGTcgg CCAATCCGTCCTGATCTTCAACCACCGCTCCCTTCGGCACCCCAACATCATCCAGATCATAGAG GTGATCCTCACACCGACGCATCTTGCAATTGTGATGGAGTATGCGGCCGGCGGCGAGCTCTTTGATCGAATCGTTGATCGTGGGTGGTTCAGCGAGGAGGAG GCCACATATTTCTTCCAGCAGTTGATCTGCGGCGTAAGCTACTGCCATCACATG CAAATATGCCATAGGGATTTGAAGCTGGAGAATGTTCTCTTGGATGGCAGCCCAGCTCCGCGGCTCAAGATATGCGATTTTGG GTCACCTTCCCATCATATTCCCGACGACAAGGAGGGATTCCGGCTGGAGAGGCATGTGACGGAGGAGTTGAATATTGCATATGCGTACCATGAATTTACCAGCctggagaatgaagagatcttcaaATGGTTCGATTCCCATATGGATCACAAGATTTGA
- the LOC123395046 gene encoding probable ion channel CASTOR isoform X2 has product MLSAAAILLCFASLLHRNFSLHDQVHHLRGQLGAATAKLQSCIVVMDSSLDMSSVFSYQSDDEFAPSRSLKNFSLLLSLAALYAPIVILKYIDLLSKLRRSRHSEDVAFNKRLAYRVDIFLSLHPYAKPLVLLVGTMLLIGLGGLALYGVTDDSLSDCLWLSWTFVADAGNHANAVGFGPKLVSVSISIGGMLVFAMMLGLVTDSISEKFDSLRKGRSEVIEQSHTLILGWSDKLGSLLNQICIANESLGGGTIVVMAEKDKEEMEADIAKMEFDLKGTAVICRSGSPLILADLKKVSVSKARAIVVLAEEGNADQSDARALRIVLSLTGVKEGLRGHIVVELSDLDNEVLVKLVGGDLVETVVAHDVIGRLMIQCARQPGLAQIWEDILGFENCEFYIKRWPQLVGMQFEDVLISFPDAVPCGIKMASYGGKIILNPDDCYVLQEGDEVIVIAEDDDTYTPAPLPKVKEAVYIDIVRHERNSQKILLCGMRRDIDDMIVVLDAFLAPGSELWMFNDVPEIDRERKLIDGGLDFSRLENITLVHREGNAVIRRHLESLPLESFDSILILADESVEDSAIQADSRSLATLLLIRDIQAKRLPYKEAIGSDGFRRSLSEGSWMGEMQQASDKSVIISEILDPRTKNLLYMSKISDYVLSNELVSMALAMVAEDRQINYVLEELFAEQGNELQIRQSDLYLREDEELNFFEVMLRARQRKEVVIGYRLEDAERAIINPPDKVSRRRWSPKDVFVAIAEKE; this is encoded by the exons ATGCTCTCCGCGGCG GCCATACTCCTCTGCTTCGCCTCCCTCCTCCACAGGAACTTCTCCCTGCACGACCAGGTCCACCACTTGCGG GGACAGCTTGGCGCGGCCACCGCGAAGTTGCAGTCATGTATCGTGGTCATGGACTCGTCGCTGGACATGAGCAGCGTGTTCTCGTACCAGAGCGACGACGAGTTTGCGCCCAGCAGAAGCCTGAAGAATTTCTCCCTGCTGCTCTCGCTTGCCGCACTGTATGCGCCCATAGTTATTCTCAAGTACATCGACCTTCTGTCCAAGCTGAGGAGATCGCGGCACTCTGAAGATGTCGCCTTCAACAAGCGGTTGGCGTACAGGGTCGATATATTCTTGTCGCTCCATCCGTATGCTAAACCCTTGGTTCTTCTTGTCGGTACAATGTTGCTTATTGGTCTTGGTGGACTCGCTCTTTATGGTGTCACTGATGATAGCTTGTCGGATTGCCTCTGGTTGTCGTGGACCTTTGTCGCTGATGCGGGGAATCATGCAAATGCCGTGGGCTTTGGACCTAAGTTGGTTTCAGTTTCAATCAGTATTGGTGGGATGTTGGTTTTCGCCATGATGCTTGGGCTTGTGACTGATTCAATctcagagaagtttgattctttgaggAAAGGAAGGAGTGAGGTCATAGAGCAGAGTCATACCCTGATCCTTGGGTGGAGTGACAAGTTG GGATCTTTACTGAACCAAATTTGTATTGCTAACGAAAGTTTGGGAGGAGGGACTATCGTAGTGATGGCCGAGAAAGACAAAGAGGAAATGGAAGCAGATATTGCTAAAATGGAGTTTGACTTGAAAGGAACGGCCGTAATATGTAGAAGTGGAAGCCCATTGATTCTGGCTGACTTGAAAAAA GTCTCAGTTTCCAAGGCGCGTGCCATTGTGGTTTTAGCTGAAGAAGGAAATGCTGATCAG AGTGATGCCCGAGCACTGCGAATAGTCTTGAGTTTAACTGGAGTTAAAGAAGGACTAAGAGGTCACATTGTTGTTGAGCTTAGTGATCTTGACAATGAAGTGCTAGTCAAACTTGTTGGTGGAGACCTCGTGGAAACTGTTGTTGCACATGATGTAATAGGTCGGTTGATGATACAATGCGCTCGTCAGCCGGGCCTTGCTCAG ATATGGGAGGATATCCTTGGCTTTGAGAACTGTGAGTTCTACATTAAAAGATGGCCTCAGTTGGTCGGAATGCAATTCGAAGATGTGCTGATTAGTTTTCCTGATGCTGTTCCATGTGGAATAAAGATGGCATCTTACGGGGGCAAGATTATTTTAAACCCTGATGATTGTTATGTCTTGCAAGAGGGTGATGAGGTGATAGTAATTGCAGAAGATGATGATACATATACCCCAGCACCATTACCCAAG GTTAAAGAAGCTGTTTACATAGACATTGTTCGCCATGAAAGAAACTCCCAGAAGATTCTTCTTTGTGGAATGCGACgggatatagatgatatgattgtg GTACTAGATGCTTTCCTAGCTCCAGGGTCAGAGTTGTGGATGTTCAATGATGTCCCTGAGATAGATAGAGAAAGAAAGCTAATTGATGGAGGTCTGGACTTTAGTCGTCTAGAAAATATTACGTTGGTTCATCGAGAAGGAAATGCTGTTATTCGCCGTCACTTGGAGAGCCTCCCTTTAGAGTCGTTTGATTCC ATATTGATTTTGGCAGATGAATCTGTAGAAGATTCAGCAATTCAAGCTGATTCGAGGTCTCTTGCGACGCTACTGCTGATCAGAGATATTCAG GCAAAACGGCTTCCATACAAGGAAGCGATTGGTTCAGATGGTTTCCGAAGAAGCTTATCAGAAGGTTCTTGGATGGGAGAGATGCAACAAGCATCCGATAAATCTGTTATAATCAGTGAGATATTGGATCCTAGGACTAAAAATTTGTTGTACATGTCAAAAATAAGTGACTATGTTCTTTCAAATGAACTCGTGAGCATGGCATTGGCAATGGTTGCAGAAGATCGGCAAATAAATTACGTCTTGGAGGAGCTTTTTGCTGAACAG GGGAATGAACTGCAAATACGACAATCTGATCTGTATCTTCGAGAAGACGAAGAGCTAAACTTCTTCGAGGTCATGCTACGAGCTAGGCAGAGGAAAGAGGTTGTCATTGGGTACCGTCTCGAGGATGCCGAGCGTGCCATAATCAATCCACCAGACAAAGTTTCAAGGAGAAGGTGGTCACCCAAGGATGTTTTCGTTGCTATAGCCGAGAAAGAATGA
- the LOC123395049 gene encoding probable thiol methyltransferase 2 — MASTAVADANAGGFGVGAAGVGQVLDGSNPAIVRLRQLVDGPQSSEGWRRCWEQGVTPWDLGEPTPAVVKLVQSGTLPGGGATVLVPGCGGGYDAVALSGAGRSVVGLDVCDAVIQRARQRLSSGSTPNVTFVTADFFTWAPPEPFHLIFDYTFFCALDPSLRPAWAARMDELLRPDGELITLMYLPQDQDSGPPYNTTVFDYEEVLKPLGFFIESIEDNDVAVEPRKGLEKIARWKKTPAGTETPI; from the exons ATGGCGTCGACGGCCGTGGCGGACGCGAATGCCGGGGGGTTCGGGGTCGGGGCCGCCGGAGTGGGGCAGGTCCTCGACGGCTCGAACCCGGCCATCGTCCGTCTCCGGCAGCTCGTCGACGGCCCCCAGTCTTCAG AGGGGTGGAGGCGGTGCTGGGAGCAGGGCGTGACGCCGTGGGACCTGGGCGAGCCCACGCCGGCCGTCGTCAAGCTGGTGCAGTCCGGCACCCTCCCCGGCGGCGGCGCCACCGTCCTCGTCCCCGGGTGCGGCGGG GGGTACGACGCGGTGGCCCTGTCCGGCGCCGGCCGCTCCGTGGTGGGCCTCGACGTCTGCGACGCCGTCATCCAGAGGGCCAGGCAGCGATTGTCGTCGGGGTCGACCCCCAACGTGACCTTCGTCACCGCCGACTTCTTCACCTGGGCGCCGCCGGAGCCCTTCCACCTCATCTTCGACTACAC GTTCTTCTGCGCCCTTGACCCGTCTCTGAGGCCGGCGTGGGCGGCGAGGATGGACGAGCTGCTGCGGCCGGACGGGGAGCTCATCACCCTCATGTACCTG CCTCAAGACCAGGACTCCGGGCCACCATACAACACGACAGTGTTCga CTACGAGGAGGTGCTGAAACCACTGGGTTTCTTCATCGAATCCATCGAGGACAATGACGTGGCGGTCGAGCCGCGCAAG GGGCTGGAGAAGATCGCAAGGTGGAAGAAGACGCCAGCTGGAACGGAAACACCGATATGA